In Clostridium sp. JN-1, one genomic interval encodes:
- a CDS encoding HD-GYP domain-containing protein: MITLCNPINKTNQFDESLTKKITELAAMFNCDICRIFLFDDDEQFVKVKSSYIKDNESLDNYKDSVYLKDSTTNSLFYLLLKEHQIIIYNKGEDSHNNEQYSPYIDNIEEEVYIPIFSQAITHDEIIGCLYLGMFNDQIEIIEKLNQYEIRAKIKRIQYNFNAIYEKHRENTTLLNIIHIFFVIIRDREPFMVNHPYNAAYWSDSIAEKLKLNLLERHNLYMASVLHDVGKIYIKQAILNKKGKLTTEEYNIIKNHSIYSYNIVKEIINGVVYLNNLPTIVKHHHERYDGKGYPDGLKGEEIPLMSRIIGIADAVDAMLSERSYKKTKSIDEVINELLENKGKQFDPEIVDIMVDILKGNLVTDNNDIMGPITWSTLLFSTKSKDYAFQGSLIKRESGYEFQFRGDKNELRNFDINKITNSILYFEREERIFEYIPKLQTFKRDHIFISNLSFKPLNKYFSLLWNIPGKIGINSSSNYDVAITELGGDCIKFNIDKENSSKLNKNVVYFIEFKFEDETPIAASGKIMKSYEIGYNVYHEFKFININESLRSSIFKHLFEKQTKLMR, from the coding sequence ATGATAACCTTATGCAATCCCATAAATAAAACAAATCAATTTGATGAAAGCTTAACTAAAAAAATAACAGAATTAGCTGCTATGTTCAATTGTGATATATGCAGAATATTTTTGTTTGATGATGATGAACAATTTGTAAAAGTAAAAAGTTCTTATATAAAAGATAATGAATCATTGGATAACTATAAAGATAGTGTTTACTTAAAAGATTCTACAACAAATAGTTTATTTTATTTACTTTTAAAAGAACATCAGATTATAATTTATAACAAAGGGGAAGACTCCCATAATAATGAACAATACTCTCCTTACATTGATAATATTGAAGAAGAAGTATACATACCAATTTTCTCTCAAGCTATAACTCATGATGAAATAATTGGATGTTTATATTTAGGAATGTTTAATGACCAAATAGAAATTATTGAAAAATTAAACCAATACGAAATAAGAGCTAAAATTAAGCGTATACAATATAATTTTAATGCAATTTATGAGAAGCATAGAGAGAACACTACTTTATTAAATATTATACATATATTTTTTGTGATTATAAGAGATAGAGAGCCATTTATGGTTAATCATCCATACAATGCAGCATATTGGAGTGATTCTATTGCAGAAAAATTAAAACTAAATTTGTTAGAAAGACATAATCTCTATATGGCTTCAGTGCTCCATGACGTTGGTAAAATATATATAAAACAAGCTATTCTTAATAAAAAAGGGAAACTAACTACTGAAGAGTACAATATTATAAAAAATCATTCAATTTATAGTTATAATATTGTTAAAGAAATTATTAATGGAGTAGTTTACTTGAATAATTTACCTACTATAGTGAAGCATCACCATGAGAGATATGATGGTAAAGGCTATCCTGATGGACTAAAAGGTGAAGAAATACCTTTAATGAGCAGGATAATTGGAATAGCAGATGCTGTTGATGCAATGCTATCTGAAAGGAGTTATAAAAAAACAAAGTCAATTGATGAGGTCATTAATGAGCTGCTAGAAAATAAAGGGAAACAGTTTGACCCTGAAATAGTTGATATAATGGTAGATATTTTAAAAGGTAATTTAGTAACTGATAATAATGATATAATGGGACCTATTACATGGAGTACTTTATTGTTCAGTACTAAATCAAAAGATTATGCTTTTCAAGGCAGTCTTATAAAAAGGGAATCAGGATATGAATTTCAATTTCGTGGGGATAAAAATGAATTGAGAAATTTTGATATAAATAAGATTACTAACTCAATCTTATATTTTGAAAGAGAAGAAAGGATATTTGAGTATATCCCCAAATTACAAACTTTTAAAAGAGATCATATATTTATATCGAACTTGAGTTTTAAACCTTTAAATAAATATTTTAGCCTATTATGGAATATACCTGGAAAGATTGGTATTAATAGTTCTAGTAATTATGATGTTGCTATAACTGAACTTGGAGGAGACTGCATTAAATTTAATATTGATAAGGAGAATTCCTCAAAATTAAATAAAAATGTGGTATATTTTATAGAATTTAAATTTGAAGATGAAACTCCTATAGCAGCTTCAGGTAAAATAATGAAATCTTATGAAATTGGATACAATGTTTACCATGAATTTAAATTTATAAATATTAATGAGAGCTTAAGGAGTAGTATATTCAAACATCTATTTGAAAAACAGACAAAATTAATGAGATAA
- a CDS encoding site-specific DNA-methyltransferase: MVIESKLMLEVKTILKSFGNKYFNGNKLKRYKVIEDLNSYDENLIQCLLNNETINKDFVISVNGADIFKLNEFIDMFQYKEFWQDSYTNYANKIGLTSGGKFIDECEDVVLDFPYKDTVLKAGMTKEDKQKEDLAPNEMFLNEIIAKDEIDVLFDKKIFKNVKKYSAEGVKPVSEFNEDDNLIIKGNNLIALHSLKDKYAGKIKLIYIDPPYNTGSDNFLYNDKYSHSSWLIFMKNRLEIARDLLSDDGVIFAQIDETEQAYLKVLMDNVLGSSNFINTISVKMKNIAGASGGGKGKKLKKNIEYIHLFCKDINNVSVYNPIYKYTEIYNLVQSYKASGVSWKYTSVLYYEGDKVYVKSTADGNGDEIKIFKRINPIIKSIGQIVKEESITEMEAYYKYIDKIFTTAMPQSSIRPRVMKALENENEKFNLYSIEYIPKSGKNKGKTYEQFYKGGKFRLITWLRDVIESKGNKYLKKDLKGTFWDGFNLNNLSKEGGTVFENGKKPEKLIKDIILLYAKNNDIILDFYLGSGSTAAVAHKLGLRYIGIEQMDYINTISVPRLQKVIEGEQSGISKDVNWQGGGSFVYAELFEKNTGFIKDILNAETIDDLKKVYNIMVEVGGLNFRADLSKIDWTMPFEDNQKLLIKIIDKNQLYFNYSEIDGSEVRKYLTDEEAAFNKNFYENLEE; encoded by the coding sequence ATGGTGATAGAAAGCAAACTTATGCTTGAAGTCAAAACTATTCTCAAAAGCTTTGGAAACAAATATTTTAATGGAAATAAACTAAAAAGGTACAAAGTTATAGAAGATTTAAACTCTTATGATGAAAACCTTATACAATGCCTATTAAACAATGAAACTATAAATAAGGACTTCGTCATATCAGTAAATGGCGCAGATATATTTAAACTCAATGAATTTATAGATATGTTTCAGTATAAGGAATTCTGGCAAGATAGCTATACAAACTACGCTAACAAGATAGGTCTTACATCTGGTGGAAAGTTTATAGATGAATGCGAGGATGTTGTTCTTGATTTTCCATATAAAGACACAGTTTTAAAAGCTGGAATGACAAAGGAAGATAAACAAAAAGAAGATTTAGCTCCTAATGAAATGTTCTTAAATGAAATTATTGCAAAAGACGAGATAGACGTTCTTTTTGATAAGAAGATATTTAAAAATGTAAAAAAGTATAGTGCTGAAGGTGTAAAACCTGTATCAGAATTTAACGAAGATGACAATTTGATTATAAAAGGTAACAATCTAATTGCTTTACACAGCCTTAAGGATAAGTATGCTGGAAAAATTAAGCTTATATATATAGACCCACCTTATAATACAGGCAGTGACAACTTTTTATATAATGATAAATACAGCCATTCGAGCTGGCTAATATTTATGAAAAACAGACTAGAGATTGCACGAGATTTATTAAGTGATGACGGGGTAATATTTGCTCAAATAGACGAAACAGAACAAGCATATTTAAAAGTATTAATGGATAATGTATTAGGATCATCAAATTTTATCAATACTATATCTGTTAAAATGAAAAATATTGCTGGTGCCAGCGGCGGCGGCAAAGGTAAAAAACTTAAGAAAAATATAGAATACATACATTTATTTTGTAAAGATATAAATAATGTAAGCGTATATAACCCTATATACAAGTACACTGAAATATATAATTTAGTTCAGAGTTATAAAGCTAGCGGCGTAAGCTGGAAATATACATCAGTTTTATATTATGAGGGAGATAAAGTATATGTAAAATCAACAGCTGATGGAAATGGTGATGAAATAAAAATTTTCAAGAGAATCAATCCAATTATTAAATCTATAGGTCAGATTGTAAAAGAAGAATCCATCACTGAAATGGAAGCTTATTATAAGTACATTGATAAAATATTTACTACAGCAATGCCTCAAAGTTCTATAAGACCAAGAGTTATGAAGGCTTTAGAAAATGAAAACGAAAAATTTAATCTATATAGCATTGAATATATCCCCAAGTCTGGGAAAAATAAAGGTAAAACTTATGAACAGTTTTATAAGGGCGGCAAGTTCAGGTTAATTACATGGCTTAGAGATGTTATAGAAAGCAAAGGTAATAAATACTTAAAAAAAGATCTAAAAGGTACATTTTGGGATGGATTTAATTTAAATAATCTATCAAAAGAAGGCGGTACTGTGTTTGAAAATGGTAAAAAGCCAGAAAAATTAATAAAAGATATAATATTGCTGTACGCAAAAAATAATGACATTATATTAGACTTCTATCTAGGAAGCGGCAGCACTGCTGCAGTCGCACATAAACTGGGCTTAAGGTATATTGGTATTGAACAAATGGATTACATTAATACAATATCAGTACCTAGACTTCAAAAAGTAATTGAAGGCGAGCAAAGCGGCATCTCTAAAGATGTAAATTGGCAGGGCGGCGGAAGCTTTGTTTATGCCGAACTATTTGAAAAAAACACAGGCTTTATAAAGGATATCTTAAATGCTGAAACTATAGACGACCTTAAAAAGGTCTATAACATCATGGTAGAAGTTGGAGGCCTAAATTTTAGAGCTGATTTATCAAAAATCGATTGGACTATGCCTTTTGAAGATAATCAAAAACTTCTTATAAAGATAATAGATAAAAACCAGCTTTACTTTAATTATTCAGAAATTGACGGCAGTGAAGTTCGTAAATATCTAACTGATGAAGAAGCAGCCTTCAATAAAAATTTTTATGAAAACTTGGAGGAATAG
- a CDS encoding isoprenylcysteine carboxylmethyltransferase family protein, producing MHKIQNRNRISYFGVGPCYVASITLLAIIGIHISKMKYLSGGHFESLRMLMSVIGTIVIVLGVFLCIETVKTSKLLKHIKNNKLITTGVFAWVRNPLYTGITLIVIGFIFWENNLFLFPLIIIYWGAMTLLVKREEEALEKTFGEEYRVYKSRVNRCIPWFPKHK from the coding sequence ATGCATAAGATTCAAAATAGAAATAGGATATCATACTTTGGCGTTGGACCGTGCTATGTTGCAAGCATTACTTTATTAGCAATTATTGGCATTCATATTTCAAAGATGAAATATTTATCAGGCGGTCATTTTGAATCTCTAAGAATGTTAATGTCTGTTATTGGCACCATCGTGATTGTTTTAGGAGTTTTTTTATGCATAGAGACTGTGAAAACCAGTAAATTACTTAAACATATAAAGAATAATAAATTAATTACAACCGGTGTTTTTGCTTGGGTGAGAAATCCTTTATATACAGGAATTACCCTTATTGTTATTGGATTTATTTTTTGGGAAAATAATCTATTCCTTTTTCCGCTAATTATTATTTACTGGGGAGCTATGACACTATTGGTAAAAAGAGAAGAGGAAGCCCTGGAGAAAACATTTGGAGAAGAATATCGAGTTTATAAGTCGAGAGTAAACAGATGTATTCCTTGGTTCCCGAAACATAAATAA